One Alphaproteobacteria bacterium genomic window carries:
- the cobJ gene encoding precorrin-3B C(17)-methyltransferase, which translates to MSREIAVVILGESAAPLARKLVGALPGARLHGLANRVPTADVAFADVAGHVQALFEAGSSIVAIFATGALIRILAPLLAVKERESPVIAVAEDGSSVIPLLGGHRGGNALSKEIGSLLGVAPAITTASELRFSVAFDEPPAGYRLANPEHVKPFTAALLAGEGVRLDGAAPWLLDSKIMIDPAGPLSIAITDEIRQGGPRSLVYHPTTVAIGVGCERGTESEELAALVRQSLEEVKVAGGSVSGIFSLDIKADEPAVRAIADSLCVPTRYFTAAELERETPRLANPSERVFREVGCHGVAEAAALAATGAGGILILPKRRSGRSTCALARAPAPFDGSRIGRQRGRLLVVGIGPGGRQWMTPEAMSFIAAASDVVGYSLYLDLLGPLPRGTARHEFPLGQEVERVDSALDLAAEGRTVALVSSGDPGVYAMASLVFERIERGAPAWRPIEVRVAPGITAMQAAAARIGAPLGHDFCAISLSDLLTPWPIIERRLRTAAEGDFVIALYNVVSRRRTRQFDRAREILLQHRASDTPVVLARNLGRIGEAIRVVDLAALRPSDVDMLTLVLIGSSSTRRFVRGDGTVRVYTPRGYDRQSEAEVAE; encoded by the coding sequence ATGAGCAGGGAAATCGCGGTTGTCATCCTCGGTGAAAGCGCCGCACCGCTTGCCCGTAAACTGGTTGGCGCGTTGCCCGGCGCGCGTCTTCACGGCCTTGCAAATCGGGTTCCGACCGCGGATGTGGCGTTCGCCGACGTCGCCGGTCACGTTCAAGCACTCTTCGAGGCAGGGTCGTCGATCGTCGCGATATTTGCGACGGGCGCACTCATCCGGATACTCGCCCCGCTCCTTGCAGTTAAAGAGCGGGAATCCCCTGTCATCGCTGTCGCCGAGGATGGGAGTTCCGTCATTCCCCTTCTTGGCGGGCATCGCGGAGGGAACGCGCTTTCGAAAGAGATCGGGAGCCTCCTCGGTGTTGCACCAGCAATCACGACCGCGAGCGAGTTGCGTTTTTCCGTCGCGTTCGACGAGCCGCCGGCCGGCTATCGCCTCGCAAATCCGGAGCACGTAAAGCCCTTCACCGCGGCTCTTCTCGCAGGCGAAGGCGTGCGCCTCGATGGTGCAGCACCTTGGCTTCTAGATAGCAAGATTATGATCGATCCAGCCGGACCGCTGTCAATCGCGATAACGGATGAAATCCGGCAGGGCGGACCCCGTTCGCTCGTCTACCATCCCACAACGGTTGCCATCGGCGTTGGTTGCGAGCGCGGGACAGAGTCCGAGGAATTGGCGGCACTGGTGCGGCAATCCCTGGAGGAGGTAAAAGTCGCCGGAGGGTCGGTTTCGGGCATATTCTCGCTCGACATCAAGGCGGATGAACCGGCAGTTCGAGCGATTGCGGATTCGCTTTGCGTGCCCACGCGCTATTTCACCGCTGCGGAGCTGGAACGCGAAACGCCGCGACTCGCCAATCCCTCCGAGCGCGTCTTCCGTGAAGTCGGCTGCCACGGCGTGGCGGAAGCTGCAGCACTCGCGGCGACAGGTGCGGGCGGCATCCTGATCCTTCCCAAGCGTCGGTCGGGGCGGTCGACTTGCGCGCTCGCGCGGGCGCCGGCACCATTCGATGGATCGCGCATCGGTCGGCAGCGGGGGAGGTTACTTGTCGTTGGTATCGGACCCGGCGGTCGTCAATGGATGACCCCGGAGGCAATGTCGTTCATTGCCGCGGCAAGCGATGTCGTCGGCTACAGCCTTTATCTCGATTTACTCGGCCCACTCCCCCGTGGCACGGCTCGGCACGAGTTTCCCCTTGGTCAGGAGGTCGAGCGCGTGGATTCGGCCCTCGATCTCGCGGCGGAAGGTCGCACGGTTGCCCTCGTATCCTCGGGCGACCCCGGGGTCTATGCCATGGCTTCGCTTGTATTCGAGCGCATCGAGCGCGGTGCGCCAGCTTGGCGGCCGATCGAGGTGCGCGTCGCACCCGGCATCACGGCGATGCAGGCCGCGGCCGCCCGAATCGGGGCGCCGCTCGGTCATGATTTCTGCGCGATTTCGCTTTCCGATCTCCTAACGCCGTGGCCCATTATCGAACGCCGACTGCGCACAGCCGCCGAGGGCGATTTCGTCATTGCCCTTTATAATGTCGTCTCGCGCCGCCGTACCCGGCAATTCGATCGGGCACGAGAGATTCTTCTCCAGCATCGGGCCAGCGATACGCCCGTGGTGCTCGCACGAAATTTGGGTCGCATCGGCGAAGCGATACGAGTCGTCGATCTTGCCGCATTGCGGCCGAGCGATGTCGACATGCTGACGCTCGTCCTCATCGGAAGCTCGTCCACTCGGCGCTTCGTGCGCGGCGACGGCACCGTCCGGGTTTACACGCCGCGCGGCTACGATCGGCAGAGCGAGGCGGAGGTTGCCGAATGA
- the cobA gene encoding uroporphyrinogen-III C-methyltransferase encodes MDPLTAYLPKFEPGWVWLAGAGPGDPGLLTLHALHGLRHADAIVYDALVCDAILVLANANASLVYAGKRGGKPSPTQADVTLRIVELARAGKRVLRLKGGDPMVFGRGGEEALSLVEAGVPFRIIPGISAGIGGLAYAGIPLTHRDTNSVVSFLTGHDSAGVVPDRIDWQAVARGSPVLVIYMALKHIRQIAERLIASGRPQDEPVAVVADATLPTQRVLETTLGRCVADLAAARLEPPAIVVVGEVVRLRASLNWLGSLAERASVAVGR; translated from the coding sequence ATCGATCCGTTGACGGCATACCTGCCGAAATTCGAACCCGGTTGGGTTTGGCTTGCCGGGGCTGGCCCCGGCGATCCGGGTCTTCTGACGCTTCACGCCCTCCATGGCCTCAGGCATGCGGACGCGATCGTCTATGATGCCCTTGTGTGCGACGCAATCCTCGTCTTGGCGAACGCGAACGCGAGCCTTGTCTATGCGGGAAAGCGGGGTGGAAAACCTTCGCCAACGCAGGCCGACGTTACGCTCCGTATCGTCGAACTTGCGCGCGCCGGCAAACGCGTGCTTCGCCTCAAGGGCGGCGACCCGATGGTGTTTGGCCGCGGCGGAGAAGAGGCGTTGAGCCTGGTCGAAGCTGGTGTACCCTTCCGCATCATTCCGGGAATTTCGGCCGGCATCGGCGGGCTCGCCTATGCGGGGATACCGCTTACCCATCGGGATACGAATTCGGTCGTGAGCTTTCTCACTGGCCACGACTCGGCAGGGGTGGTTCCCGACCGGATCGACTGGCAGGCAGTCGCCCGAGGCTCGCCGGTTCTCGTTATCTACATGGCGCTCAAGCATATCCGTCAGATCGCCGAGCGTCTTATTGCGAGCGGACGCCCGCAGGACGAGCCGGTCGCCGTCGTCGCCGACGCGACATTGCCAACCCAGCGCGTGCTCGAGACGACGCTCGGACGATGCGTTGCCGATCTCGCGGCAGCACGACTAGAGCCGCCGGCGATCGTCGTCGTGGGCGAGGTGGTGCGCCTGCGGGCGAGCCTGAATTGGCTCGGCAGCCTCGCAGAACGCGCATCGGTCGCCGTAGGGCGCTAG
- a CDS encoding cobalt-precorrin-5B (C(1))-methyltransferase, producing MVRRPGTALRRGWTTGACAAAASKAAYTALLSRSFPDPVTITLPGGETPAFALAREELRDDRACAAIVKDAGDDPDVTHGALIVATLQKGAAGSGVVFRAGEGVGTITKPGLPLPPGEPAINPKPREMIRAAIAEVARALGGTEDVDVEIAVPGGEAIARKTWNPRLGIVGGISILGTTGVVIPYSCSAWIHSIQRGVDVARAAGLSHVAGSTGSTSERAVQGLLKLPDTALLDMGDFAGGLLKYLRRHPLPRLTIAGGFGKIAKLAQGHLDLHSGRSQVDRKWVAERMRELGADDWIVAKAEAANSALEALELARACDCPIGDLIASRARAVALGVLEGAPVAVDVAIFDRNGVLVGKSDG from the coding sequence ATGGTCCGTAGACCCGGAACTGCCCTCAGGCGCGGCTGGACAACGGGTGCTTGCGCGGCGGCGGCGTCGAAGGCGGCATACACAGCACTTTTGTCGCGCAGCTTTCCCGATCCTGTCACCATCACCTTGCCGGGAGGCGAAACGCCAGCCTTTGCGCTCGCGCGGGAGGAGCTTCGCGACGATCGGGCTTGCGCGGCTATCGTCAAGGACGCCGGCGATGACCCGGACGTGACCCACGGGGCGCTCATCGTCGCGACGTTGCAGAAGGGTGCGGCCGGCTCCGGCGTGGTCTTTCGCGCGGGCGAGGGCGTTGGGACGATAACCAAACCGGGCCTGCCCCTTCCGCCGGGCGAACCCGCCATCAACCCGAAGCCGCGGGAGATGATACGAGCGGCGATTGCCGAGGTGGCGCGTGCCCTTGGTGGAACGGAAGACGTCGACGTAGAAATCGCAGTCCCCGGTGGCGAAGCGATTGCCCGCAAGACCTGGAATCCACGGCTCGGAATCGTCGGTGGAATTTCCATTCTCGGCACCACGGGCGTGGTAATCCCGTATTCCTGCTCGGCCTGGATTCATTCGATCCAGCGCGGTGTCGATGTGGCGCGGGCGGCGGGCCTCAGCCACGTCGCCGGCTCCACCGGCTCGACGTCCGAGCGCGCTGTTCAAGGCCTTCTCAAGCTGCCGGACACCGCCCTTCTCGATATGGGTGATTTCGCGGGCGGGCTTCTCAAATATTTGCGGCGCCATCCGCTCCCCCGTCTCACCATTGCCGGCGGCTTCGGCAAGATCGCAAAGCTCGCGCAAGGGCACCTCGACCTTCATTCCGGGCGCAGCCAGGTCGATCGGAAATGGGTTGCAGAGCGTATGCGTGAATTGGGCGCGGACGACTGGATCGTTGCCAAGGCAGAAGCGGCAAACAGCGCGCTCGAGGCACTGGAACTCGCACGCGCCTGCGACTGTCCGATTGGCGATCTCATCGCATCCCGAGCGCGTGCAGTTGCACTCGGCGTTCTGGAAGGTGCGCCAGTCGCGGTCGATGTCGCGATTTTCGATCGCAACGGCGTCCTCGTCGGAAAAAGCGATGGCTAA
- a CDS encoding cobyrinate a,c-diamide synthase, with the protein MSCSGLIVAAAASGSGKTTITLAILRALRDRGIRVGSAKVGPDYIDPAFLAAATGHPCFNLDSWAMRPETIAATVESAGAGADLLIVEGVMGLFDGAADGTGSTAELAQLTGWPVILVLDVAGQGASAAAVARGFRDHGVGIAIAGVVANRVGGASHRAMIERALVPLGIPLLGAFPRDEGIKLRDRHLGLVQAREHKDLEAILAHAAARADEHLDLDLLCSFAKPNRLKMPPEGTRSIIPLGQRMAIAQDHAFGFLYPHLTASWRSQGAEILPFSPLADEGPHATADAIFLPGGYPELHAGKLASNRGFLEGLRDAAARGAVVYGECGGYMVLGEGLIDKAGHRHAMARLLPLETSFERARLHLGYREVRIARDTPLGSAGATFRGHEFHYASIVGEDDTAPLFSAVDAASTTLGGYGCVRERVMGSFVHLIDRR; encoded by the coding sequence ATGTCGTGTTCGGGCCTCATTGTTGCTGCGGCGGCTTCCGGAAGCGGGAAGACAACCATCACGCTCGCAATCCTTCGAGCGCTCCGGGACCGTGGCATTCGTGTCGGCTCCGCCAAGGTCGGCCCCGATTATATCGATCCCGCATTCCTCGCCGCCGCCACCGGACATCCCTGCTTCAATCTGGATTCCTGGGCGATGCGGCCGGAAACGATCGCCGCGACCGTCGAATCGGCCGGCGCTGGCGCTGATCTTCTGATCGTCGAGGGAGTCATGGGGCTTTTCGACGGTGCGGCGGATGGCACGGGGTCGACTGCCGAGCTTGCGCAACTGACGGGGTGGCCCGTTATCCTCGTCCTCGATGTGGCTGGCCAGGGCGCTTCGGCTGCAGCGGTCGCGCGCGGCTTTCGCGATCACGGCGTCGGCATCGCGATCGCGGGCGTCGTTGCCAATCGCGTGGGAGGCGCTTCGCACCGGGCCATGATCGAGCGCGCCCTTGTCCCCCTTGGCATCCCGCTTCTTGGGGCATTCCCCCGAGACGAGGGCATCAAGTTGCGGGATCGGCACCTCGGCCTCGTGCAGGCGCGGGAGCACAAGGATCTCGAAGCCATCCTCGCCCATGCTGCCGCCCGGGCAGACGAGCATCTCGACTTGGACCTCCTCTGCTCCTTTGCAAAGCCGAACCGTCTCAAGATGCCGCCAGAGGGGACCCGAAGTATCATCCCCCTCGGTCAACGCATGGCGATCGCCCAGGATCACGCGTTCGGATTCTTATATCCGCATCTGACAGCATCTTGGCGTTCGCAGGGGGCGGAGATTTTGCCGTTCTCCCCCCTCGCTGACGAAGGGCCGCACGCGACAGCCGATGCGATCTTTTTGCCAGGCGGTTACCCGGAGCTACACGCTGGAAAGCTCGCGTCCAACCGAGGATTTCTCGAGGGCCTGCGCGACGCGGCAGCGCGCGGCGCCGTCGTCTACGGCGAATGCGGCGGCTACATGGTGTTGGGGGAGGGGCTGATCGATAAAGCGGGCCATCGCCACGCAATGGCCCGATTGCTGCCACTTGAGACGTCATTCGAACGCGCTCGGCTCCATCTCGGCTATCGCGAGGTTCGCATTGCGCGCGATACACCACTCGGTTCGGCGGGTGCCACTTTCAGGGGGCACGAGTTTCACTATGCAAGCATCGTCGGTGAAGACGATACGGCACCCCTATTTTCCGCAGTCGACGCCGCCAGCACCACTCTGGGCGGGTACGGATGCGTGCGCGAACGTGTGATGGGCTCGTTCGTGCACCTCATCGATCGGCGTTGA
- the cobT gene encoding nicotinate-nucleotide--dimethylbenzimidazole phosphoribosyltransferase: MVGAATISEAIGSLDGFRTAVLNFRGGDLLAAEAARARQAHLTKPAGSLGRLEELAIWLSAWQHRHPPTLDNPLCLVFAGNHGVAARGVSAFPSSVTGQMVANFAAGGAAINQLCKAYGAALEVYPLDLDQPTADFSVAPALSVAGCIAALNAGWNAVKAGHDILLVGEMGIGNTTAAATLAAALFGGTGADWAGPGTGLDPAGVGRKAKVIDDALAIHGRTLADPLEALMRVGGRELAAICGAVAAARARQIPVILDGFVATAATAPLYKLNAEALDHAIAGHVSAEPGHGRLLLALNKQPLLALDMRLGEASGAAVALGVLRGALAAHRGMATFAEAGVSGKS, translated from the coding sequence ATGGTCGGCGCTGCAACAATCTCTGAGGCGATCGGATCCCTCGACGGCTTTCGCACCGCGGTCCTCAATTTCCGCGGCGGCGACCTCCTGGCCGCTGAGGCGGCGCGGGCGCGCCAGGCCCACCTCACCAAGCCGGCTGGCTCCCTCGGCCGCCTGGAGGAGCTTGCGATCTGGCTGAGTGCCTGGCAGCACCGTCATCCACCGACACTGGACAATCCGCTGTGCCTCGTGTTCGCGGGCAATCATGGTGTCGCGGCACGGGGGGTTTCGGCCTTCCCGAGTAGCGTTACCGGGCAAATGGTTGCGAATTTCGCGGCCGGTGGTGCCGCAATCAACCAGCTTTGCAAGGCCTACGGCGCCGCGCTCGAGGTCTATCCGCTCGACCTCGATCAGCCGACCGCCGATTTCTCCGTCGCCCCCGCACTGAGCGTGGCAGGATGCATTGCCGCTTTGAACGCCGGCTGGAACGCGGTCAAAGCGGGGCACGATATCCTTCTCGTCGGCGAAATGGGAATCGGCAACACGACCGCCGCGGCGACCCTGGCTGCAGCCCTCTTCGGCGGTACGGGCGCCGATTGGGCGGGTCCCGGCACCGGCCTCGATCCCGCGGGTGTGGGGCGAAAGGCGAAAGTCATCGACGATGCCCTTGCCATTCACGGGCGGACACTCGCCGACCCGCTCGAAGCGCTGATGCGCGTCGGGGGACGCGAACTCGCGGCGATTTGCGGCGCCGTCGCGGCCGCGCGTGCGCGTCAGATTCCCGTCATCCTCGATGGCTTCGTGGCGACCGCGGCGACGGCACCCCTTTACAAGCTCAATGCGGAAGCGCTGGATCATGCGATTGCCGGCCACGTTTCCGCCGAACCGGGGCATGGCCGACTTCTTCTCGCGCTCAACAAGCAACCGCTTTTGGCGCTCGACATGCGCCTCGGGGAGGCGTCCGGGGCGGCCGTCGCACTCGGTGTGCTGAGAGGTGCGCTCGCAGCACATCGAGGCATGGCAACCTTCGCCGAAGCCGGCGTGAGCGGTAAATCGTGA
- a CDS encoding precorrin-8X methylmutase: MIEYVRDPRDIYRRSFAAIRAEATLARLPTSLEPVAVRLIHACGMTDIIDDLAFADDVADSARRALTNGAPVLCDSRMVAEGIVEARLPARNAVVCTLGEPALATTATTLGTTRSAAAVEFWRPQLDGAVVAIGNAPTALFHLLELLDQGAAKPAAILAFPVGFVGAVESKAELAANCRGTPFLTLLGRRGGSALAAAAVNALASWNEYPP, from the coding sequence ATGATCGAATACGTCCGGGATCCACGCGATATCTACCGGCGTTCCTTCGCGGCAATCCGCGCGGAAGCGACACTCGCGCGGCTGCCGACGAGTCTCGAGCCCGTCGCCGTGCGCCTCATTCACGCGTGCGGGATGACCGACATCATTGACGATCTGGCATTCGCCGATGATGTCGCCGATTCCGCCCGCCGCGCGTTGACGAACGGCGCTCCGGTGCTGTGCGACAGCCGAATGGTCGCCGAGGGGATCGTCGAGGCACGGCTGCCCGCGCGAAATGCCGTCGTTTGCACACTGGGCGAACCGGCACTTGCGACGACCGCCACGACCCTGGGCACGACGCGTTCGGCCGCCGCCGTTGAGTTCTGGCGCCCGCAGCTCGACGGCGCTGTCGTCGCGATCGGGAATGCACCAACCGCACTCTTTCACCTGCTCGAACTCTTGGACCAAGGTGCCGCGAAGCCTGCGGCCATCCTGGCGTTTCCCGTCGGTTTTGTGGGTGCCGTTGAATCGAAGGCCGAACTTGCGGCGAACTGCCGGGGTACGCCTTTTTTGACGCTGCTTGGCCGACGGGGTGGCAGCGCCCTTGCGGCTGCGGCTGTGAACGCATTGGCGTCGTGGAACGAGTATCCGCCATGA
- the cobM gene encoding precorrin-4 C(11)-methyltransferase, whose amino-acid sequence MTVHFIGAGPGAPDLITVRGRDLISRSPVCLYAGSLVPVEIVGYAPRGARIVDTAPLTLNEIVDEMAAAHARGDDVARVHSGDPSLYGAIAEQMRRLEALDIDYDVTPGVPSFAAAAAALKCELTLPEVSQTVILTRTQMEASAMPPNEDLALLGRAGATLAIHLSIRNIKAIVRVLGPLYGADCPVAVVYRASWPDEMLIRGTLGDIAAKVRAAKLTRTALVLVGRVLQSRDFRDSALYDPAHAHVLRPKPTTAPTKAKETGA is encoded by the coding sequence ATGACGGTCCACTTCATTGGCGCTGGGCCCGGGGCTCCAGACCTCATCACAGTACGCGGACGCGACTTGATTTCCCGCTCACCGGTTTGCCTCTATGCGGGTTCGCTCGTGCCGGTCGAAATCGTCGGGTATGCGCCAAGGGGCGCACGGATCGTAGACACGGCGCCGTTAACGCTCAACGAAATCGTCGACGAAATGGCGGCGGCTCATGCCAGAGGGGACGATGTAGCGAGGGTGCACTCGGGCGATCCGTCACTTTACGGTGCGATCGCGGAACAGATGCGCCGGCTCGAAGCCCTCGACATCGACTACGACGTGACGCCGGGCGTTCCGTCCTTCGCGGCGGCGGCGGCGGCACTCAAATGCGAACTGACCTTACCCGAGGTAAGCCAGACCGTGATCCTCACCCGCACCCAGATGGAGGCGTCGGCCATGCCGCCGAACGAGGATCTCGCTCTCCTTGGACGAGCGGGGGCGACGCTGGCGATCCACCTTTCGATCCGTAACATCAAGGCCATCGTACGCGTGCTCGGCCCGCTCTACGGCGCCGACTGTCCGGTCGCCGTTGTCTATCGTGCAAGCTGGCCGGATGAGATGCTGATTCGCGGCACATTGGGCGACATCGCTGCAAAGGTGCGTGCCGCCAAGCTCACGCGCACGGCACTTGTCCTGGTCGGCCGCGTGCTCCAGTCGCGGGACTTCCGGGATAGCGCGCTCTACGACCCTGCTCACGCCCACGTGCTGCGACCGAAGCCGACAACGGCCCCGACGAAGGCTAAGGAAACCGGCGCATGA
- the cobI gene encoding precorrin-2 C(20)-methyltransferase has protein sequence MAAVDAGHATRGHQTVSAAGTLYGLGVGPGDPELLTLKALRIIRTAPVIAYPAPEHGDSFARRIVSGYLSPAKHEIPIRIPMVSARFPAEEIYDEAAAKIDEYLMQGDDVAVLCEGDPFFYGSFMYLFGRLAERHTTEVVPGVSSLVACACVAHMPLAARNDVLTVVPAPLDEGALAARLEGVEAAAIIKLARHFAKVRRVLDRLGLCENARYIEHASAANQRILPLNAVQDAEVPYFSMILVHRRGQAWR, from the coding sequence TTGGCGGCAGTCGATGCCGGTCACGCAACTCGCGGCCACCAAACGGTGAGCGCCGCCGGCACATTATATGGCCTTGGCGTCGGCCCGGGCGATCCGGAGCTGCTGACACTCAAGGCGCTGCGCATAATCCGCACTGCGCCCGTGATCGCTTACCCCGCGCCCGAGCACGGCGACAGTTTCGCCCGCCGGATCGTGTCGGGCTACCTTTCGCCGGCGAAACACGAGATACCCATACGCATCCCCATGGTGAGCGCGAGATTCCCGGCTGAAGAAATTTATGATGAGGCCGCCGCGAAGATCGACGAATATCTGATGCAGGGCGACGACGTGGCCGTTTTGTGCGAAGGAGATCCATTCTTTTACGGCTCCTTCATGTATCTCTTCGGAAGATTGGCTGAGCGTCACACGACCGAGGTCGTTCCCGGCGTTTCCTCGCTGGTCGCTTGCGCCTGCGTTGCGCACATGCCGCTTGCCGCACGCAACGACGTGTTGACGGTGGTCCCGGCACCTCTCGACGAAGGGGCGCTTGCGGCCAGGCTTGAAGGTGTCGAGGCAGCCGCGATCATCAAGCTGGCACGGCATTTCGCCAAAGTACGGCGTGTGCTCGACCGTCTCGGGTTGTGCGAGAATGCGCGCTATATCGAGCATGCGAGTGCGGCGAACCAACGCATCCTGCCGCTCAACGCGGTTCAGGATGCGGAGGTCCCGTATTTTTCGATGATCCTCGTCCATCGGCGGGGGCAAGCTTGGCGATGA
- the cbiE gene encoding precorrin-6y C5,15-methyltransferase (decarboxylating) subunit CbiE produces MKWLSVVGIGEEGLAGLTPSARSLVDGAKVLVGGARHLAVVPLDGRERLAWMSPLSATIDDIVRRRGTAICVLATGDPMHYGVGVALARRIPAEEMAIIPSPSAVSLACARLGWAVADVVALTLHGRPLELLNAYLQPGARLVILSDGKKTPAAVAGLLRSGGFRMSRMWVLEHMGGPEERVVAGTAETWKALDIADFNTVAIECAADTALPVLPRIPGLPDSAFHHDGQLTKQEVRAITLAALAPIPGQLLWDVGAGCGSVAIEWMRTHHTCRAVAIERDADRRRNIADNASALGVPGLDVVAGEAPDALKALPQPDAAFVGGGLSSAGVVESCWSALKPGGRLVANAVTIEGEAELVAWQGRTGGALTRIAISRAEPVGGFHGWRQSMPVTQLAATKR; encoded by the coding sequence ATGAAGTGGCTTTCGGTGGTGGGCATTGGGGAAGAGGGACTTGCGGGGTTGACGCCGTCGGCGCGGTCACTCGTCGATGGTGCCAAGGTACTGGTCGGCGGTGCGCGGCACCTCGCAGTCGTTCCGTTGGATGGCCGCGAACGCCTTGCCTGGATGTCGCCCTTGTCGGCCACGATAGACGATATCGTCCGGCGGCGCGGAACGGCCATTTGTGTGCTGGCCACCGGGGATCCGATGCATTATGGCGTCGGTGTGGCGCTCGCGCGCCGCATTCCAGCGGAGGAGATGGCGATCATCCCATCGCCGTCAGCCGTAAGCCTCGCCTGCGCGCGGCTTGGCTGGGCCGTTGCGGACGTGGTGGCACTCACCCTCCATGGCCGGCCGCTCGAGCTTCTCAACGCCTATCTCCAACCGGGTGCGCGTTTGGTAATCCTGAGCGATGGCAAGAAGACGCCCGCAGCAGTCGCGGGATTGCTCCGTTCGGGCGGCTTTCGCATGAGCCGCATGTGGGTGCTCGAGCACATGGGCGGGCCGGAAGAACGCGTTGTCGCCGGCACCGCCGAGACCTGGAAAGCGCTTGATATCGCCGATTTTAATACAGTTGCGATCGAGTGCGCCGCAGATACGGCCTTGCCGGTTCTGCCGCGTATTCCTGGCCTGCCGGATAGCGCCTTCCATCATGATGGCCAACTCACGAAGCAGGAAGTGCGCGCGATAACGCTTGCTGCACTCGCACCCATACCGGGCCAACTCCTGTGGGATGTGGGTGCTGGATGCGGCTCCGTCGCTATTGAGTGGATGAGAACGCATCACACCTGCCGTGCGGTCGCAATCGAGCGGGATGCCGACCGGCGGCGAAATATTGCGGACAATGCATCGGCGCTGGGTGTGCCGGGTCTCGACGTCGTTGCCGGCGAGGCGCCCGATGCGCTGAAGGCGCTGCCACAACCGGACGCCGCCTTCGTTGGCGGCGGGCTTTCGTCCGCGGGTGTGGTGGAGAGCTGCTGGTCGGCGCTCAAGCCCGGGGGGCGTCTCGTCGCCAATGCCGTGACGATCGAAGGCGAGGCCGAACTCGTTGCATGGCAAGGCCGGACGGGCGGCGCTCTCACGCGAATTGCGATTTCGCGCGCCGAGCCGGTTGGAGGCTTTCACGGTTGGCGGCAGTCGATGCCGGTCACGCAACTCGCGGCCACCAAACGGTGA
- a CDS encoding cobalt-precorrin-6A reductase, with translation MAKSRRLLILGGTAEATALAARCSEFPGLEVITSFAGRTSQPEMPEGSVRIGGFGGIEALAAYLEAARIDMIVDATHPFAARISRHAAEAAAMARRPLLMLVREPWQPTDGDRWIDVDDTRHAAVVLGDLGKRVFLTIGRQGLDAFAGMPCTWFLVRLIERPSAGVPLAQFEVVTGRGPFTVEAERSLMVQHRIESLVSKNSGGGSTYAKIAAARGLAIPVVMIRRPVLPPAEQVDQVDAAFDWVMRRFP, from the coding sequence ATGGCTAAGTCGAGGCGTCTCCTTATCCTCGGCGGCACGGCGGAAGCCACGGCACTCGCCGCACGGTGTTCAGAATTTCCGGGACTAGAGGTCATCACCTCATTCGCCGGACGAACGAGCCAGCCCGAAATGCCGGAAGGTTCGGTCCGAATTGGCGGCTTCGGCGGCATTGAGGCACTTGCCGCATATCTCGAGGCCGCGCGAATCGACATGATCGTGGACGCGACCCACCCCTTCGCCGCGCGCATTTCTCGCCACGCAGCCGAGGCCGCCGCGATGGCAAGGCGACCCTTGCTCATGCTGGTGCGTGAGCCTTGGCAGCCGACGGATGGAGACCGCTGGATCGATGTCGATGACACACGGCATGCGGCCGTTGTCCTTGGCGATCTCGGCAAGCGGGTCTTTCTCACGATCGGCCGGCAAGGACTCGACGCTTTCGCGGGCATGCCTTGTACCTGGTTCCTGGTCCGTCTGATCGAACGGCCCTCGGCCGGCGTTCCCCTCGCCCAATTCGAGGTCGTCACCGGCCGGGGGCCATTCACCGTGGAGGCGGAACGATCGCTCATGGTGCAGCATCGCATCGAATCGCTCGTCAGCAAGAACAGCGGCGGCGGAAGCACTTATGCCAAAATCGCCGCGGCACGTGGATTAGCCATCCCTGTGGTCATGATTCGTCGACCAGTGCTGCCACCGGCGGAACAGGTTGACCAAGTGGACGCGGCCTTCGATTGGGTCATGCGCCGGTTTCCTTAG